In one Grus americana isolate bGruAme1 chromosome 1, bGruAme1.mat, whole genome shotgun sequence genomic region, the following are encoded:
- the REP15 gene encoding LOW QUALITY PROTEIN: rab15 effector protein (The sequence of the model RefSeq protein was modified relative to this genomic sequence to represent the inferred CDS: inserted 3 bases in 2 codons; deleted 1 base in 1 codon; substituted 1 base at 1 genomic stop codon), which yields MWXSPPAQKMGQKVSHDNQXNKAEPLVICEVFGQDMVHASQRLKAYLGFVDPXAKFQPATNMLHEIFLVNFISFCMEKGIEECITTSKMTKQQSSLFGVDWIWTLSGADKQITLQSTVQALQLGELFHSKGSPTEAVEDCCREAMLADERFQNRNRFAKLAEFCRLVGQDCLGLFIMVGVPGKPKDIRGVMLHSIAEEEQKCRLAGRNVLRQFVTSTDSFLPTKDMLENCLSAKKKNGWKEVGNVYINLL from the exons ATGTGGTGATCTCCTCCTGCACAGAAAATGGGCCAGAAGGTCTCACACGACAATCA GAACAAGGCTGAACCTCTAGTCATCTGTGAAGTCTTCGGCCAAGACATGGTCCATGCATCTCAAAGGCTGAAGGCCTATCTTGGTTTTGTGGATC TGGCCAAATTCCAGCCAGCCACAAACATGCTGCACGAGATCTTTTTGGTCAACTTCATCAGCTTCTGCATGGAGAAGGGAATTGAGGAATGTATCACGACCAGCAAAATGACCAAGCAGCAGTCCTCCCTGTTTGGGGTGGACTGGATCTGGACTCTGTCTGGAGCTGACAAGCAAATCACACTTCAGAGCACCGTGCAAGCTTTACAGCTGGGTGAGCTTTTCCACAGCAAAGGCAGCCCCACTGAAGCAGTGGAAGACTGCTGCCGGGAAGCCATGCTGGCAGACGAGCGCTTCCAAAACAGGAACAGGTTTGCGAAGCTGGCAGAGTTCTGCCGCCTGGTGGGACAGGACTGCCTGGGTTTGTTTATCATGGTTGGTGTGCCAGGGAAGCCCAAGGACATCCGAGGAGTCATGCTACACAGCATTGCCGAGGAAGAGCAAAAATGCCGCCTGGCAGGGAGGAATGTGCTACGACAATTTGTCACCAGTACTGACAGCTTCCTGCCCACAAAAGACATGTTGGAAAACTGCctcag